A window of the Halichoerus grypus chromosome 2, mHalGry1.hap1.1, whole genome shotgun sequence genome harbors these coding sequences:
- the FADS6 gene encoding fatty acid desaturase 6 gives MEPARGAPRGNGGGEALLGELEALVRDVERASSWWERRGVDCAILGLSLLALPAGFLCLRSENVLVLGLGITILGVSHYTLTVKGSHLATHGALTESKGWSKFWELFFVEVCLAFSAEYAKYGHVKIHHGYTNVLGLGDSSTWRLPCLNRFVYMFLSPLLIPVITPLVAVERLRKVELRLAVRTLGLISLGLYAHYWLLLNVSGFRSPGSALLCMFITRSLLAHPYLHVNIFQHIGLPMFSRDKKPRRIHMMSLGVLNLPRLPVLDWAFGHSLISCHVEHHLFPWLSDNMCLKVKPVVSRFLQEKQLRYNEDSYLARFRLFLSHYEELMVQTPPITELVGLQ, from the exons ATGGAGCCGGCTCGGGGCGCCCCTCGGGGGAACGGCGGGGGCGAGGCGCTGCTGGGCGAGCTAGAGGCGCTGGTCCGGGACGTGGAGAGGGCGAGCTCGTGGTGGGAGCGCCGCGGCGTGGACTGCGCCATCCTCGGGCTCAGCCTCCTCGCCTTGCCGGCCG GGTTCTTATGCCTGCGCTCTGAGAACGTCCTGGTCCTTGGGCTGGGCATCACCATCCTGGGTGTGTCCCACTACACACTCACTGTCAAGGGCAGCCACCTGGCCACTCACGGGGCGCTCACGGAGTCCAAAGGCTGGAGCAAGTTCTGGGAGCTTTTCTTTGTGGAG GTATGCTTGGCCTTCAGCGCAGAGTACGCCAAGTATGGACACGTCAAGATACACCATGGTTATACCAACGTGCTGGGCCTGGGGGACTCGAGCACGTGGAGACTGCCTTGCCTCAACCGCTTTGTGTACatgttcctttctcctctcttgatCCCCGTCATAACTCCACTGGTGGCAGTCG AGCGGCTGAGGAAGGTGGAGCTCAGGTTGGCTGTGCGCACGCTGGGCCTGATTTCCCTGGGCCTCTATGCTCACTACTGGCTACTTTTGAACGTGTCTGGCTTCAGGAGCCCCGGCTCGGCCCTGCTCTGCATGTTCATCACCAGATCCCTGCTGGCCCACCCTTACCTTCATGTCAACATCTTCCAG CACATTGGGCTGCCCATGTTCTCCCGGGACAAGAAGCCCCGGCGGATTCACATGATGAGCCTGGGTGTGCTGAACCTGCCTCGGCTGCCGGTGCTGGACTGGGCGTTTGGCCACTCCCTCATCAGCTGCCACGTGGAACACCACTTGTTCCCCTGGCTCTCTGACAACATGTGCCTGAAG GTGAAGCCCGTGGTGTCCCGGTTCCTCCAGGAGAAGCAGCTGCGGTACAACGAGGACTCTTACCTGGCTCGCTTCAGGCTGTTTCTCAGTCACTATGAGGAGTTAATGGTGCAGACCCCTCCCATCACCGAACTGGTGGGATTGCAGTGA